From a single Helicobacteraceae bacterium genomic region:
- a CDS encoding GNAT family N-acetyltransferase yields the protein MQIRWLNEPDISTIARWGEAEGWLIDEGELSRIRSRFFYLCFGAFEDDCLLGAIMGYAHEKTAWICDFLVDKARRRAGVGTRLFEHALDSIAAQKPTQRLFAEPNMAAFYERYGFKAEGLCGRFVLRGGAKTPPLSADRLRKMETKDANLLLKYATAAFGEDRSAFINEDMTFASSLILALPNGALHSRMIGKSVFAGPFLAREAAYNDAETLLRALVAIRGQKPIAVDLPMENSEATRILNIYGFKQTGETIRMSRGKNIRERAAMIYGYATAGSHG from the coding sequence TTGCAAATTCGTTGGCTGAACGAACCGGACATATCGACTATCGCGCGCTGGGGCGAAGCCGAAGGGTGGTTGATCGACGAAGGCGAGTTATCGAGGATTCGCTCTAGGTTCTTTTATCTGTGCTTCGGCGCGTTTGAAGACGACTGTTTGCTAGGCGCGATTATGGGCTACGCGCACGAGAAAACCGCGTGGATATGCGATTTTTTAGTCGATAAAGCGCGCCGCCGCGCCGGCGTTGGAACGAGGCTGTTCGAGCATGCTTTGGATTCGATCGCGGCGCAAAAGCCAACGCAAAGATTGTTTGCCGAACCGAATATGGCGGCTTTTTACGAGAGATACGGCTTCAAAGCGGAAGGCTTATGCGGCAGGTTTGTTTTACGCGGCGGCGCGAAAACGCCCCCGCTTAGCGCCGATCGTCTGCGAAAGATGGAGACCAAAGACGCGAACCTCCTACTCAAATACGCAACGGCGGCTTTTGGCGAGGATAGATCGGCGTTTATTAACGAGGATATGACGTTTGCCAGCTCGCTGATACTGGCTTTGCCAAACGGCGCGTTGCATTCGCGTATGATTGGAAAGAGCGTTTTCGCGGGACCGTTTCTTGCGCGCGAAGCGGCTTATAACGACGCGGAAACGTTGCTTCGCGCCTTAGTCGCGATCAGGGGGCAAAAGCCGATCGCCGTCGATCTGCCAATGGAAAATAGCGAGGCGACGCGGATTTTGAACATTTACGGTTTCAAACAAACCGGCGAAACAATCCGAATGTCTAGGGGC
- a CDS encoding homocitrate synthase, translating into MIINDATLRDGEQAPFVVFSRADKIKIASLLVKAGADELEIGVPAMGKAERADIKELLALGLPRRMISWNRAARADLDASLECGVKAVNISVPLSDLLISLKFNADRDRLFKALEETVSLAKKEGLFVSVGGEDGSRANAVFLKEVVAFSRDLGADRFRFCDTVGILTPLKCAAIVGELAAIMPIEMHAHNDFGMATANAIAAFEAGARSVNTTAIGLGERAGNSGFEQVLMCLATLFGEPRAIDAQALKALTKSVAKAAKIRLPRNTPIVGKALFAHESGIHANGVLKNSAAYEPFAPSIVGAKRVFPIGKHSGSATLNYHLNRRGIKRTRSELNALLPAVREEAARKRGVLSENELIGLVARCKFVG; encoded by the coding sequence GTGATTATCAACGACGCCACTTTGCGCGACGGAGAGCAAGCGCCGTTTGTCGTCTTTTCGCGAGCCGACAAGATCAAGATCGCCTCCTTGCTTGTTAAAGCCGGCGCGGACGAGCTGGAGATCGGCGTTCCGGCTATGGGCAAAGCCGAACGCGCCGATATAAAAGAGCTACTGGCGTTAGGTCTGCCGCGCAGAATGATAAGCTGGAATCGCGCCGCGCGAGCGGATTTGGACGCTTCGCTAGAGTGCGGCGTTAAAGCCGTCAATATCAGCGTTCCGTTAAGCGATCTGCTTATTTCGCTCAAGTTTAACGCCGATCGAGATAGGCTTTTTAAGGCGTTGGAAGAGACGGTTTCGCTCGCCAAAAAAGAGGGGCTGTTTGTGTCCGTCGGCGGCGAGGACGGATCGCGCGCGAACGCGGTTTTTCTGAAAGAGGTCGTCGCGTTTAGCCGCGATTTAGGCGCGGATCGTTTCCGTTTTTGCGATACGGTCGGGATTTTAACGCCGTTAAAATGCGCCGCGATCGTGGGGGAACTTGCCGCTATAATGCCGATAGAAATGCACGCTCATAACGATTTTGGCATGGCTACGGCAAACGCGATCGCCGCTTTTGAGGCGGGGGCGCGGAGCGTCAACACAACCGCGATCGGACTTGGGGAACGCGCGGGTAATTCAGGTTTTGAACAGGTTTTGATGTGTCTGGCGACGCTGTTTGGCGAGCCTCGCGCGATCGACGCGCAGGCGCTAAAAGCGCTGACGAAAAGCGTGGCGAAAGCGGCGAAAATTCGCCTGCCGCGCAATACTCCGATCGTCGGCAAAGCGCTCTTCGCGCACGAAAGCGGCATTCACGCGAACGGCGTTTTGAAAAACAGCGCCGCTTACGAGCCGTTCGCGCCGTCGATTGTGGGCGCAAAGAGAGTTTTCCCGATTGGCAAGCATAGCGGGAGCGCGACGCTGAACTATCATCTAAATAGGCGCGGGATCAAACGAACGCGATCGGAGTTAAACGCGCTGTTGCCGGCGGTGCGCGAGGAGGCGGCGCGCAAACGCGGAGTTTTAAGCGAAAACGAGCTGATAGGTTTGGTAGCGCGTTGCAAATTCGTTGGCTGA